One genomic window of Halorubrum hochsteinianum includes the following:
- a CDS encoding cold-shock protein, whose amino-acid sequence MATGKVDFFNDTGGYGFIETDDADEDVFFHMEDVGGPDLEEGQEVEFEIEEADKGPRATNLTRL is encoded by the coding sequence ATGGCGACAGGCAAGGTCGACTTCTTCAACGACACCGGCGGCTACGGATTCATCGAGACTGACGACGCTGACGAGGACGTGTTCTTCCACATGGAAGACGTCGGCGGCCCGGACCTCGAGGAGGGACAGGAGGTAGAGTTCGAGATCGAGGAGGCGGACAAGGGTCCGCGCGCGACGAACCTCACTCGGCTGTAA
- a CDS encoding SDR family NAD(P)-dependent oxidoreductase has protein sequence MTDWTAEDMPRLDGKTVVVTGANSGLGFEGTRAFAAKGATVVMACRSVERAEDAAAEIRADAGGAVDGDLDVRECDLASLDSVAAFAEGLADDYEAVDVLCNNAGVMAIPRSETEDGFETQFGVNHLGHFALTGRLFPLLDAAEGIGGDGAAHSAAGSRTESGDARVVTQSSGAHEQGEMDFTDLNWERSYGKWKAYGRSKLSNLLFAYELQRRLDDAEDVSGVRSVACHPGYTDTNLQMRTADESGNPLMKVGMKAANAVLGQDPDVGVEPMLYAATADVDGGAYVEPGGLMNMRGHPTVGRSNDASYDREDARRLWEYSTEATGVEFPV, from the coding sequence ATGACCGACTGGACGGCCGAGGACATGCCGCGGTTGGACGGGAAGACGGTTGTCGTCACGGGGGCGAACAGCGGGCTCGGGTTCGAGGGAACCCGCGCGTTCGCCGCCAAGGGGGCGACCGTCGTGATGGCGTGCCGGAGCGTCGAGCGCGCCGAGGACGCGGCCGCCGAGATCCGCGCCGACGCGGGCGGCGCGGTCGACGGCGACCTCGACGTGCGCGAGTGCGACCTCGCGTCGCTCGACTCCGTGGCGGCGTTCGCCGAGGGGCTCGCCGACGACTACGAGGCGGTCGACGTGCTCTGTAACAACGCGGGCGTGATGGCCATCCCGCGGAGCGAGACCGAGGACGGGTTCGAGACCCAGTTCGGCGTCAACCACCTCGGCCACTTCGCGCTCACCGGCCGGCTCTTTCCGCTCCTCGACGCCGCAGAGGGGATCGGGGGCGACGGGGCGGCGCACAGCGCCGCTGGAAGCCGGACGGAGTCCGGCGACGCGCGCGTCGTCACCCAGTCCTCGGGCGCGCACGAGCAGGGCGAGATGGACTTCACCGACCTCAACTGGGAGCGGTCGTACGGGAAGTGGAAGGCGTACGGGCGCAGCAAGCTGTCGAACCTGCTCTTCGCCTACGAACTCCAGCGGCGGCTCGACGACGCCGAGGACGTAAGCGGCGTCCGGAGCGTCGCCTGCCACCCCGGCTACACCGACACGAACCTCCAGATGCGGACCGCCGACGAGAGCGGGAATCCGCTGATGAAGGTCGGGATGAAGGCCGCGAACGCCGTCCTCGGGCAGGATCCCGATGTCGGCGTCGAACCCATGCTGTACGCCGCGACGGCCGATGTCGACGGCGGCGCGTACGTCGAGCCGGGCGGCCTGATGAACATGCGCGGACATCCGACCGTCGGCCGGTCGAACGACGCCTCCTACGACCGCGAGGACGCTCGGAGGCTCTGGGAGTACTCGACCGAGGCGACCGGCGTCGAGTTCCCGGTCTGA